AGCGGAGCACTTACCGGCATATATGGTTCCTTCAGCTATTATCGTATTGTCGAAATTACCGTTAACACCAAATGGGAAAATTGATCGAAAAGCACTGCCAGCACCTGATTTCAGTGTAAATACAAGTGAACGAGTACCGCGAAACCCGAAAGAGGAAATTTTATGTAATCTTTTTGCGGAAGTGCTTGGCCTTAAACGAATCGGGATAGATGATCATTTCTTTGAAATGGGCGGTCATTCTCTTTTGGCATCCCGGTTAATGGGACGCATTCGGGACATGTTAGGTGTAGAAATAGGAATTGGTAAATTATTTGAGGCGCCAACTGTTGCTGCACTTGCGAAACAGTTAGATGGTGCAAAAAGTACAAGGCCAGCTTTGAAAAAGATGAAGCGTCCGAAGGAAATTCCTCTTTCCTTTTCGCAGCGCCGTTTATGGTTCTTGAATTGTTTAGAAGGACCAAGTCCAACATATAATATTCCGTTAGTGATTCGTATGTCTGGTGAAATAAATAAAGAAGCATTACAAGGTGCGTTTTACGATATTGTAGAACGCCATGAGACGCTCAGAACGATCTTTCCAGATCGATTTGGAACCCCGCACCAGAAAATTCTCACAATAGAGGAAGCGAAACCTAAGCTTATGATAACGCAGACTACGGAAGCGGATTTATCTGATTTGCTTGCTGAATCGGTTCGATATAGCTTTCATTTAGCTACAGAGCCTGCCCTGCGCGTTGAACTATTTGAAATTAGGAAAAATGAATATGTACTCCTTATTTTATTACATCATATTATAGGGGATGGTTGGTCTTTAAGCCCATTCACAAAAGATCTTGCTACTTCGTATAGAGCTCGTTGTCAAGGTGAAGTCGTGCAGTGGGAAACTCTTCCGATGCAGTACGCTGATTACGCTCTTTGGCAACAAGAACTATTAGGAAATGAAGAGAGAAAGGATAGTCTGATTTCAAAACAAATTGATTTTTGGAAAGAAAAATTAAAAGGATTACCAGATCAACTTGAGTTGCCTGCAGACTATCAACGTCCTGCTGAAATCAGTTATCACGGGGATACGATAGATTTTCATATTCATTCAAGGTTACACAAACGTTTATTAGAACTAGCTCGCATGCATGGTGTGAGTCTATTTATGGTAATGCAAGCAGGTCTTACGGCATTACTTACAAGATTAGGAGCTGGAACGGATATTCCAATTGGTAGTCCGGTAGCTGGACGCAATGATGATGCTCTTAGTGAGATGATTGGTTTATTTATAAATACATTAGTTTTACGTACAGATACATCAGGAGATCCGACTTTTGTAGAACTATTAAATCGAGTGAAAAAAGGAAATCTTGCTGCTTATGAACACCAAGATGTTCCATTTGAGCGACTTGTGGAAGTATTAAACCCTGTACGTTCGAGAAATAGTCATCCGCTCTTTCAAATTATGCTAGCTTTTCAAAATACACCGGAAGCTACATTTGATATTCCAAATGTAGATACACCGCTTGAGATTCAGAGCGTAGGCGCTGCCAAATTTGATTTGACGATTGAACTAAGTGAGCAAAGTACTAAAGAAGGAAACGCGAATGGATTACAAGGTTTACTAGAATATCGTACAGATTTATTTCAATATGAGACGGCTCAAAAATTTGTAACGCGGTTTATTCGACTGTTAGAAGATGCGGTAGAGAATCCAGAGAAACAGATTGGACGTTTAGAAATTTTAGAAGAAGAAGAATATTGCACGATTTTGAAAAAATGGAATGGTGGTTTTCAAACTACAGCTGAAGTGACGTTGCCAGAACTGTTTGAGCGGCAAGTTCGCAAGGCTCCGGGTGCAACTGCTGTTGTGTTTGAGGGGAAAACATTAAGCTATGAACAGTTAAATAAGAAGGCAAATCAGTTAGCTCGTTTATTAATTGCAAAAGGGGTAGGGCCAGAGCAAATCGTTGCGCTAGCAATGCCGCGATCACTTGATATGATGATTAGCTTATTAGCCGTTTTAAAGGCAGGAGCAGGATATTTACCGTTAGATCCTGATTATCCAGCAGATCGAATCTCATTTATGTTAAGTGATGCACAGCCGGTTTGTATCATTACAAGTACAGAAGTTGAAATAGAGTATCAAGCGACCAATGTAATTGTTATTGATGATGTGAAAACAAGGAATGCGATCGATCAATATTGTACCGAGGATATTGAGGATGTAGAACGAATCCAACCTTTATTACCGGTGCACCTTGCTTATGTTATTTATACATCAGGTTCGACAGGAAAGCCAAAAGGTGTTATGATTCCGCATCAAAATGTTGTAAGGTTATTCGGTGCAACGGATCATTGGTTCCAATTTGATGAAACAGATATTTGGACAATGTTTCATTCTTATGCATTTGATTTCTCAGTTTGGGAGATTTGGGGACCGCTTTTATATGGAGGTCGGCTTGTCGTTGTACCGCATACGGTCAGTCGTTCACCTCAGGAATTTTTACATCTTCTTGTTAAGGAGAGAGTAACTGTTTTAAACCAGACACCGTCCGCATTTTATCAACTGATGCAGGCGGATCGCGAAAACATAGAATTAGGCAAACAGCTTTCTTTACGCTATATCATTTTTGGCGGGGAGGCACTAGAATTAAGCCGCCTAGAAGATTGGTACAGCCGTCATAAAGAGCATGCACCAAAGCTCATTAATATGTATGGGATTACGGAAACAACTGTACATGTAAGTTATATGGAACTGGATCAAAATATAGTATCCTTACGAGCAAATAGCTTAATTGGATGTAGTATACCAGATTTGAAAGTTTACGTATTAGATTCTTATTTGCAGCCTGTACCACCTGGAGTTATCGGGGAAATGTATGTGGCTGGAGCAGGGCTTGCACATGGATATTTAGGGCGCGCTGGATTAACGGCAGAGCGATTTATAGCAAATCCATACGGAGAGCCAGGGACTCGCATGTATCGCACTGGGGACTTGGCGCGCTGGAGGCAAGATGGAACATTAGATTACATAGGTCGGGCAGATCACCAAATTAAAATTCGCGGTTTCCGCATTGAACTTGGGGAAATTGAAGCTACAATTATGCAACATCCACAGGTAGAACAAGCCGCTGTTATTGTGAGGGAAGATCAGCCAGGTGATAAACGGTTAGTTGCATACATCGTTCTGTCACCACAAATACAGATAGAAACAGTTCATATGCGTCAATATGTCGGGAAGAGTCTACCAGATTATATGGTGCCATCCACTTTTGTTGTAATCGATCAGTTACCATTAACTCCAAATGGAAAGTTAGATCGAAAAGCGTTACCAGCTCCGCAATTTACAGTATCGAATAGAATCCGAGGACCAAGAACACCGAAAGAGGAACTATTATGTGACATATTTACAGAAGTGTTACAAGTGCCTCGAATTGGAATTGACGATAGTTTCTTTGAACTCGGCGGACATTCATTGCTTGCTGTAAAGCTAATGAGCCGTATTAGAGAGGCGTTAGGTATAGAAATAAATATCGGTCATTTATTTACAGCGCCGACAGTTTCCGCTCTTGCGGAAAGACTTGATATGGGAACGAATCAAAGTGCGTTAGATGTCATGTTACCTTTACGAACAAGCGGGGAAGAATTGCCGATATTTTGTGTTCATCCAGCGGGAGGACTGAGCTGGTGTTATGCAGGATTAATGAAATCTGTAGGAAAAGAGTATCCAATTTATGGGTTACAAGCACGCGGTATCTCCAAAAAAGAAAAGCTTCCAAAAACATTAGAGGAAATGGCTACGGATTACCTTATACATGTTCGTGAAGTGCAACCGCATGGTCCATATAGATTATTAGGATGGTCGCTTGGAGGAAATGTTGTTCATGCAATGGCGACGCATTTACAAAGTGAAGGCGAAGAAGTTGAAATGCTTGTGATGCTTGATTCGTATCCGGGGCATTTCTTACCAAATACAGAGGCGCCTACTGAAGAAGAGGCACTTATCGCATTGTTAGCTTTAGGTGGTTATGATCCAGATCATATGGATGGGAAACCACTTAATATGGAAAGTGCCATTGAAATTCTTCATAAGGATGGAAGTGCATTAGCCAGCCTAGAAAAGACAACCATTTTGAATTTAAAAGAAACATATGTGAATTCTGTTACTCTATTAGGAAAATATGTTCCAAAGAAATTTAAAGGGAATCTTATCTTTTTCAGATCGACAATGATACCAGAATGGTTTGATCCTATTTCACCGGACACGTGGTCTAGCTATATAGAAGGGGAAATAGAACAATATGATATTGACTGCCGGCATAAAGATTTATGTCAGCCGGAACCACTTGCTGAAATTGGAAAAGTTTTAGCGAATAGATTACAAGAAAAGAAAGGAGTAATCATATATGACGAATCCATTTGAAAATGATAATGATATGTATAAAGTGTTAATAAATGAAGAAGGCCAGCATTCTGTCTGGCCGGCTTTTCTTGATGTACCAGCTGGTTGGAGCGTTGTGCATGACAATGATAGTAGGCAAGCTTGTCTAACATATATTGAATTACACTGGACGGATATGATGCCAAAGCGTCTTCATCAACTTGAATATGTATCAGTAGGGAAGTAAGAATGAATCCAAAAATGGTTGTTACTGTTGTATATATTATAGCGATGTTTATGGCTTCCATGGATGCAACGATTGTGAATGTCGCGCTTCAGACGATTAGTCAAGAGTTACAAGTACCACCTTCAGCCATGGGGACAGTTAATGTAGGGTATTTGATTAGTCTCGCTATATTTTTACCTATTTCTGGATGGCTCGGTGATCGCTTTGGAACAAAACGAATTTTTTTAATTGCTCTTTCCGTATTTACAGTTGCTTCTGCATTATGTGGTATTGCAAATAGCATTACAACTTTAAATATATTTCGGATGATTCAAGGGGTTGGTGGAGGACTTTTGACACCAGTAGGAATGGCGATGTTATTTCGAACGTTTTCACCTGCAGAGAGGCCGAAAATTTCACGATTTATTGTGTTGCCAATTGCTGTTGCACCAGCAGTTGGCCCCATTATCAGTGGTTTTTTTGTAGAGCATTTATCTTGGCGCTGGGCGTTTTATATAAATGTACCGTTCGGGATGATTGCATTTATATTTGGCATGCTGTTTCTTGTAGAACATATAGAAACAGACGCTGGAAGATTAGACTTATTAGGTTTTATTCTTTCAGCACCTGGTTTTACGATGCTAGTATATTCTTTAAGTCAAGGGCCATCAAAAGGCTGGATGTCTTTCGATGTTATCGGAACTGGAATAGGTGGAATTTTCTGTATCACCTTATTTATTATTGTCGAACTTCGAGTAAAACACTCAATGTTAGATTTACGTTTATTAAAGGAACACCTATTTCGAAATATGAGCATCATTTCATTTTTATCGGCAGCGGGATTACTTGGTATGTTATTTATATTTCCACTTATGTATCAAAATATAGGACATGCATCAGCATTAGAAACGGGTTTGACGACATTTCCAGAGGCAATTGGATTAATGATTTCATCACAAATCGTACCATGGTCTTATAGAAAAATAGGGTCGCGAAGACTCATTTCTATCGGTTTACTATGTGCGGCTATTTTATTCGTTTTGTTAAGCTTTGTAACGAATGAAACAAACCCGTGGCTCATTCGTCTACTATTGTTTGGAATAGGTTTCTTCTTAGGACATTCTGTCGGGGCGGTACAATTTTCTGCTTTTCAGCATATTCAGTCATCTTCTATAGGAAGGGCTACAACGATATTTCATGTACAAAATCGCTTAGGTTCTGCAATAGGTGTTGCGATTCTTGCTAGTATGTTAGCGCTGGAAAGTTATATTGCAGGTGAAATGGTAGTTGGACAAATCAATATTACAGCTTATCAAATTGCTTTATGTACCGCAGCTGGCTTTTTGTTTATCGCATTATTATTTGCATTACGTATTCGCGATGAGAGCGTAAGCAAAAAAGGAGAACAAACATCTATACAATGAAATAAAAAAGCGGCAAGGGAGTGAAGAGATTGTAGAGGATATAAAGGGGGGATGCTAGTGATAGCTTGGAAGGATGGAGATTTCATTCCGAAACTTCATCAGCGTAACTGTCAAATATGGTGGGCACAAATATCAGACTTACAACCATGGCATTTTCATTTATTAAATGAAGAGGAACGCAAAAAGGCAAATTCGTTTCATCATGCAGCGGACCGCGCCCGCTTTGTAATCGGTTGTGTAATTAGTCGTCTCGTACTTGGAAAACATCTGAGTGTGTCTCCGCTTCAAGTACCAATAGATCGGATGTGTCCAGTTTGTAAGTTAGCACATGGAAGGCCGCAATTACCAGATGGTATGCCGCAATTATCCGTATCGCATTCTGGGGAGTATGTTGTCGTAGCATTTACAGCCTCTGCGCCTGTTGGGATAGATATTGAACAAATAACGCCGAATATTGATGTTATGAATATGGCGACAGGTGTATTAACAGATACGGAAATGATGCACGTTATGCAATTGCCAGATGAAAAAAAGATTGCAGGGTTCTTAACGTATTGGACACGGAAGGAAGCTGTACTAAAGGCTACTGGAGAAGGACTGATGATCTCGCCAACTCATCTTACGGTCTCAGCACCAAATGATGCTCCTAAACTACTTGTTTTTAAGGAAAAATCATCACTCTTAGAAAATACAGTCATGATGGAGGTACAATTAGGTTTTGGATACATCGCATCATTGGCAGTGTTAAATAAAGAAATAACAGAGTTTCAACAGCGAAATGCTAGGTCTCTTCTCTATTTTTACGAAGAAGAGAGATTGCCAATATACAAAAGTTCAGAAAGATAAAAGAGGTGTTGGTCGTGTTAGTAACGGAAAGTAAAAGAAACGAAGCTGCTGATATGACAGCCGCAAAAGCCATAAAAGATATCGTGTTTTCTTATGAAAAATCATCAATGGAAACGTTAGAAAACATCATTCAAGACAGCGTTCAGTTTCATGTGATTGAACAAGAAATGTTGGAGAGGGAATATATTCCAAAAGAAGTGAAAAACTTTTTTGATCATAATGGAACATGTCTTTATCGTGTGTCTTCTATTTCTTACAAAGGAAAGGTATTATCTGAAAGACTCGTATTTGCTGATACATCACTTTTGCCGAGACATGTAAAGAAAGAATTAGAAAATGAATGTATCCCTGTTGAAGAATTAGTGAGACAGCTAGATACAAGAAAAAATATTCTATATCAAGGTTACCAGCCGTCAGGACATATCCTTGAATTATTTGATGGATGTTCAGTAGAATCACATATATATCCAACTAGAAAATATCAAATTGTAAGTAAATGCAAATGCTTATTTTATATTTGTGAAGTATTTCATGCAAAACATATATATGAAGTTATGGAGTGTAAAGAAAAGGATGCTAAAGAGAGAACATTTACTTCTTAATTCCATACAATTCCCCCGCATGATAAGAGAATTTTTGAATGAATTTGTCCCGTTGAAAAAGGGAATTTCAATATGTTATTGGCAGATCGATTAGAAATAAAAAAGAAGATGATCATTTCATACATAAATGGTCATCTTCTTTTCGTTTCTGTATATAGATAAAAATTCTGTTCTTTTCTTTTTTGGATAGAATAGATCAAGTTTCTTCTTATTTTACAGCTTCTTTTAATTCTTTTCCTGCTTTGAAGGCAGGAACTTTTCCAGCTGCAATTTGGATTTCTTCCCCTGTTTGAGGATTGCGTCCAGTTCGAGCTGCTCTTTCCCGTACTTCAAATGTTCCGAATCCAATTAGTTGTACTTTGTCTCCGTTTTGTAAAGCATTCGTAATTGTGTCAAATACAGATTGAACAGCTACTGAGGCATCCTTTTGAGAGATATCAGCTGACTGTGCTACATTTT
The window above is part of the Bacillus cytotoxicus NVH 391-98 genome. Proteins encoded here:
- a CDS encoding amino acid adenylation domain-containing protein translates to MSNCRNVRYSLSSAQSGMWFAQQLDPDNPIYNTAEYVEIHGVVNPEIFELAVRTVVMEAEALHVHFEEDEAGLWQVIADSSDFHMHFIDVSSEDDPKRAAEMWMKENISIPIDLQKDKLFTEALFQVASDHFIWYQRIHHIVMDGYGFSLLVQKVAKVYTRLMNQQSYHEKPFGSLQQVLAEDAAYRNSSQIEKDHNFWLERFQDLSEVISLAEHTSKASKEFLRQTASLSHLQTTSLQQVALECNVNWPDLIIAALAIYLHKLTSAKDIVSGLPMMGRLGSASIHTPSMVMNVVPLRVSLSSHMSFAEVAEQVAHEIREIRLHQKYRHEELRRDLKLLGENQRLFGPIINVMPFDYRLNFAGNLGVKHNLSAGPVDDLSIHVYNHFDNNEFMFHFDANPAVYSEGDVTAHKERFMHFLETLTHMNPTESIGKMEVVLPNERYQVIQAWNETSVEKERISLPNLFEKQANQTPSATAVVGGEWQLTYQELNERANKLAHFLLERGVQPGQFVALAFPRTVDMLIGMLAVLKTGSAYIPVDPEYPADRVQYILSDANPICMITTSSVLENLPDERKVETFVVDREVMKRKLQQYPCINPETRHASSLLNPAYAIYTSGSTGKPKGVVVSMESLSNFLLAMQDTFSLQENDRLLAVTTFAFDISALEMYIPLISGASIRIAQKEEIQDSVTLAEVLQKEKITIMQATPSLWQMLVTDNPESIKGIRALVGGEALPNALAAKLKELNCDVTNLYGPTETTIWSTVMHLNSTNTHIPPIGKPIWNTEVYVLDASLQPVPPEVVGELYIAGAGLAHGYLGRPDLTAERFVANPYGKPGTRMYRTGDLVKWRRDGYLEYIGRADYQIKMRGFRIELAEIETVLHQHAAVQQAVVLVREDQPGDKRLVAYIVGESADSTDIRSYVAEHLPAYMVPSAIIVLSKLPLTPNGKIDRKALPAPDFSVNTSERVPRNPKEEILCNLFAEVLGLKRIGIDDHFFEMGGHSLLASRLMGRIRDMLGVEIGIGKLFEAPTVAALAKQLDGAKSTRPALKKMKRPKEIPLSFSQRRLWFLNCLEGPSPTYNIPLVIRMSGEINKEALQGAFYDIVERHETLRTIFPDRFGTPHQKILTIEEAKPKLMITQTTEADLSDLLAESVRYSFHLATEPALRVELFEIRKNEYVLLILLHHIIGDGWSLSPFTKDLATSYRARCQGEVVQWETLPMQYADYALWQQELLGNEERKDSLISKQIDFWKEKLKGLPDQLELPADYQRPAEISYHGDTIDFHIHSRLHKRLLELARMHGVSLFMVMQAGLTALLTRLGAGTDIPIGSPVAGRNDDALSEMIGLFINTLVLRTDTSGDPTFVELLNRVKKGNLAAYEHQDVPFERLVEVLNPVRSRNSHPLFQIMLAFQNTPEATFDIPNVDTPLEIQSVGAAKFDLTIELSEQSTKEGNANGLQGLLEYRTDLFQYETAQKFVTRFIRLLEDAVENPEKQIGRLEILEEEEYCTILKKWNGGFQTTAEVTLPELFERQVRKAPGATAVVFEGKTLSYEQLNKKANQLARLLIAKGVGPEQIVALAMPRSLDMMISLLAVLKAGAGYLPLDPDYPADRISFMLSDAQPVCIITSTEVEIEYQATNVIVIDDVKTRNAIDQYCTEDIEDVERIQPLLPVHLAYVIYTSGSTGKPKGVMIPHQNVVRLFGATDHWFQFDETDIWTMFHSYAFDFSVWEIWGPLLYGGRLVVVPHTVSRSPQEFLHLLVKERVTVLNQTPSAFYQLMQADRENIELGKQLSLRYIIFGGEALELSRLEDWYSRHKEHAPKLINMYGITETTVHVSYMELDQNIVSLRANSLIGCSIPDLKVYVLDSYLQPVPPGVIGEMYVAGAGLAHGYLGRAGLTAERFIANPYGEPGTRMYRTGDLARWRQDGTLDYIGRADHQIKIRGFRIELGEIEATIMQHPQVEQAAVIVREDQPGDKRLVAYIVLSPQIQIETVHMRQYVGKSLPDYMVPSTFVVIDQLPLTPNGKLDRKALPAPQFTVSNRIRGPRTPKEELLCDIFTEVLQVPRIGIDDSFFELGGHSLLAVKLMSRIREALGIEINIGHLFTAPTVSALAERLDMGTNQSALDVMLPLRTSGEELPIFCVHPAGGLSWCYAGLMKSVGKEYPIYGLQARGISKKEKLPKTLEEMATDYLIHVREVQPHGPYRLLGWSLGGNVVHAMATHLQSEGEEVEMLVMLDSYPGHFLPNTEAPTEEEALIALLALGGYDPDHMDGKPLNMESAIEILHKDGSALASLEKTTILNLKETYVNSVTLLGKYVPKKFKGNLIFFRSTMIPEWFDPISPDTWSSYIEGEIEQYDIDCRHKDLCQPEPLAEIGKVLANRLQEKKGVIIYDESI
- a CDS encoding MbtH family protein, producing the protein MTNPFENDNDMYKVLINEEGQHSVWPAFLDVPAGWSVVHDNDSRQACLTYIELHWTDMMPKRLHQLEYVSVGK
- a CDS encoding MDR family MFS transporter encodes the protein MNPKMVVTVVYIIAMFMASMDATIVNVALQTISQELQVPPSAMGTVNVGYLISLAIFLPISGWLGDRFGTKRIFLIALSVFTVASALCGIANSITTLNIFRMIQGVGGGLLTPVGMAMLFRTFSPAERPKISRFIVLPIAVAPAVGPIISGFFVEHLSWRWAFYINVPFGMIAFIFGMLFLVEHIETDAGRLDLLGFILSAPGFTMLVYSLSQGPSKGWMSFDVIGTGIGGIFCITLFIIVELRVKHSMLDLRLLKEHLFRNMSIISFLSAAGLLGMLFIFPLMYQNIGHASALETGLTTFPEAIGLMISSQIVPWSYRKIGSRRLISIGLLCAAILFVLLSFVTNETNPWLIRLLLFGIGFFLGHSVGAVQFSAFQHIQSSSIGRATTIFHVQNRLGSAIGVAILASMLALESYIAGEMVVGQINITAYQIALCTAAGFLFIALLFALRIRDESVSKKGEQTSIQ
- a CDS encoding 4'-phosphopantetheinyl transferase family protein, producing the protein MLVIAWKDGDFIPKLHQRNCQIWWAQISDLQPWHFHLLNEEERKKANSFHHAADRARFVIGCVISRLVLGKHLSVSPLQVPIDRMCPVCKLAHGRPQLPDGMPQLSVSHSGEYVVVAFTASAPVGIDIEQITPNIDVMNMATGVLTDTEMMHVMQLPDEKKIAGFLTYWTRKEAVLKATGEGLMISPTHLTVSAPNDAPKLLVFKEKSSLLENTVMMEVQLGFGYIASLAVLNKEITEFQQRNARSLLYFYEEERLPIYKSSER
- a CDS encoding HU family DNA-binding protein, encoding MNKTELIKNVAQSADISQKDASVAVQSVFDTITNALQNGDKVQLIGFGTFEVRERAARTGRNPQTGEEIQIAAGKVPAFKAGKELKEAVK